In Vanacampus margaritifer isolate UIUO_Vmar chromosome 18, RoL_Vmar_1.0, whole genome shotgun sequence, a genomic segment contains:
- the LOC144038556 gene encoding bone morphogenetic protein 2, protein MGVLITHGPAGVQLSPPLADMSRGADVRVWLVLAFQLRCVAELLAGPAGTGADSDPDRKLTEKHGALFNLKDVLRGAAVAPHKKAPQFMLDLFNVVSMSDGTRKSQKEILEGNVVRSFEDKGHDGERFHFFNLSSFGREERMIKAEFRWFRKKQKHFLGKSYRPHFYKVDLYEVLDSQVKPWRGNLITSRLVPLYTQGWEVFNVTQTVSKWICNSLDNNGILVVTTLPSGIWMDSVVTSSKTADTNAYLVIFSDDGRTGASNQSYFGPAPAAAPELHNHPSRRRRGAPGHFPRGHSRSCQRVSLFVDFEEIGWSGWIISPRGYNAYHCKGSCPFPLGGNLRATNHATVRSIMHALKVSTDEVEAPCCVPDKLQSISLLYFDDEENVVLKQYDDMVALSCGCH, encoded by the exons ATGGGTGTCCTTATCACGCACGGTCCCGCAGGGGTCCAGCTCAGTCCGCCCCTTGCCGATATGTCAAGAGGAGCTGATGTGCGCGTCTGGCTCGTCCTCGCATTCCAGCTGCGCTGCGTCGCAGAGCTGCTGGCCGGGCCGGCGGGGACCGGGGCGGACTCGGACCCAGACAGGAAGTTGACGGAAAAGCACGGCGCTTTGTTCAATTTGAAGGATGTGCTCCGGGGCGCTGCGGTGGCCCCGCACAAGAAAGCGCCGCAGTTCATGTTGGATCTGTTTAACGTCGTGTCAATGTCAGACGGGACGAGGAAAAGTCAGAAGGAGATTCTGGAAGGAAATGTAGTGAGGAGCTTCGAGGATAAAG GTCATGATGGCGAGAGGTTTCACTTTTTCAACCTTTCTTCCTTTGGAAGAGAAGAGAGGATGATAAAAGCAGAGTTCCGTTGGTTTAGGAAGAAACAGAAGCATTTCCTGGGAAAGTCATACAGGCCCCACTTTTATAAG GTGGATTTGTATGAAGTATTAGATAGTCAAGTGAAACCTTGGCGAGGAAACCTCATCACCTCCAGACTCGTTCCACTTTACACCCAAGGATGGGAAGTCTTCAATGTCACACAAACA GTATCTAAGTGGATCTGCAACAGCCTGGATAACAACGGCATCCTGGTGGTGACCACGCTGCCATCTGGGATTTGGATGGACTCAGTGGTTACATCATCCAAGACAGCTGACACTAATGCCTACTTGGTTATATTCTCTGATGATGGGAGGACAGGAGCATCCAATCAGTCATACTTTG GACCGGCTCCAGCTGCGGCTCCTGAACTCCACAACCACCCCAGTAGGAGGCGACGTGGAGCCCCGGGGCATTTTCCCCGCGGCCATTCCCGGTCCTGCCAGAGAGTCTCCCTCTTTGTAGACTTCGAGGAGATCGGCTGGTCAGGCTGGATCATCTCGCCGCGGGGGTACAACGCTTACCACTGCAAGGGTTCTTGTCCCTTCCCGCTGGGAGGCAACCTCCGAGCCACCAACCACGCTACCGTGCGCTCCATCATGCACGCGCTCAAGGTGTCGACGGATGAAGTAGAAGCGCCCTGCTGCGTGCCTGACAAACTTCAGTCCATCAGTTTGTTGTATTTTGATGACGAGGAGAACGTGGTTTTGAAGCAGTATGACGACATGGTGGCTTTGAGCTGTGGCTGCCACTGA